The proteins below come from a single Streptomyces sp. B3I8 genomic window:
- a CDS encoding class I SAM-dependent methyltransferase translates to MTTRAASRPVGTATRGTTNPNRLRRMDRWIAAAHGSELRRSPVPLAVDLGYGAAPWTAVELLRRLRSAAPRTRVVGIEIDPARVAAAQPYARDGLDFRHGGFEVPVPGRPALIRAANVLRQYDEEEVVAVWRRLCARLAPADPAAGSRGGLLVEGTCDEIGRRHVWVALGPEGPRTVTFATRLGSLERPSDLAERLPKALIHRNVAGEPVHAFLRDFDRAWAAAAPYASYGARQRWIRTVRALAGDWPVTDGAGRWRQGEVTVAWAALAPRGWTAAPVSTAQGARGI, encoded by the coding sequence ATGACAACCCGCGCAGCGTCCCGCCCCGTGGGTACGGCGACTCGCGGGACCACCAACCCCAACCGGCTCCGCCGCATGGACCGCTGGATCGCGGCGGCCCACGGCTCCGAGCTCCGCCGCTCACCCGTCCCCCTCGCCGTAGACCTCGGTTATGGCGCGGCTCCCTGGACCGCCGTCGAACTGCTTCGCCGGCTCCGCTCCGCCGCCCCCCGCACCCGCGTCGTCGGCATCGAGATAGACCCCGCCCGCGTCGCCGCCGCTCAGCCCTACGCACGTGACGGGCTCGACTTCCGGCACGGTGGCTTCGAGGTGCCGGTCCCCGGCCGGCCCGCGCTGATCCGCGCCGCGAACGTGCTGAGGCAGTACGACGAGGAGGAGGTCGTCGCGGTCTGGCGGCGGCTGTGCGCCCGGCTGGCCCCGGCCGACCCGGCGGCCGGCTCCCGCGGCGGACTGCTCGTCGAGGGCACGTGCGACGAGATCGGCCGACGGCACGTCTGGGTCGCCCTCGGCCCCGAGGGTCCCCGCACCGTGACCTTCGCGACCCGGCTCGGCTCCCTGGAGCGCCCCTCCGATCTCGCGGAACGGCTTCCGAAGGCGCTCATCCACCGCAATGTCGCTGGCGAGCCGGTGCACGCGTTCCTGCGCGACTTCGACCGCGCCTGGGCCGCGGCCGCGCCCTACGCCTCGTACGGCGCCCGCCAGCGGTGGATACGCACGGTCCGCGCGCTGGCCGGCGACTGGCCGGTGACGGACGGCGCCGGACGCTGGCGCCAGGGAGAAGTCACCGTGGCCTGGGCCGCGTTGGCCCCCCGCGGCTGGACGGCCGCGCCGGTGTCCACAGCGCAGGGAGCGCGGGGCATATAG
- a CDS encoding NlpC/P60 family protein, whose amino-acid sequence MGSGKRSLTTAAIALVCAVTMLGAPGTAFASASAPKPPPAPSSDGPGSGSSTADAKNSADGGSTDGSSAGLPPTSADDTATDARLETVREKLDKLYHEAAVATDAYNAAEEKAESQSARIAELNRQIDAAKAKLGELQDRAGAAARAQYRGGTLSPELQLWLSENPQKFLDGAQLARQGQQATMGLIDELKQTRTELGKLSRDASARYKKLEANRKDKASAKKRVKKRIAAAETLQDQLEEKEKERLATLEEEAARQAQTAWLDSGVLRDLDTKASAAGRKAVTFATDQIGRPYVWGAEGPKSYDCSGLTSQAWLAAGHAIPRTSQEQWKQLTHVALADMRPGDLIIYFDDASHVAMYLGDGKIVHAPRPGRTVTIAGAGTMPILGVVRPDA is encoded by the coding sequence ATGGGATCCGGAAAGCGGAGCCTGACCACGGCGGCCATCGCCCTGGTCTGCGCGGTCACCATGCTGGGCGCACCGGGCACGGCCTTCGCGAGCGCTTCGGCGCCGAAGCCCCCGCCGGCACCGTCCTCCGACGGCCCGGGGAGCGGGAGTTCGACGGCGGACGCCAAGAACTCCGCCGACGGCGGCTCGACGGACGGCAGTTCGGCCGGCCTCCCGCCGACCTCGGCCGACGACACTGCGACCGACGCCAGACTCGAGACCGTCCGCGAGAAGCTGGACAAGCTGTACCACGAGGCCGCGGTCGCCACGGACGCCTACAACGCGGCGGAGGAGAAGGCCGAGAGCCAGTCCGCCCGCATCGCCGAGCTGAACCGCCAGATCGACGCGGCCAAGGCGAAACTGGGCGAATTGCAGGACCGGGCGGGGGCCGCGGCCCGCGCCCAGTACCGCGGCGGGACGCTCTCGCCGGAGCTGCAGCTCTGGTTGAGCGAGAACCCGCAGAAGTTCCTCGACGGTGCCCAACTCGCCCGGCAGGGCCAGCAGGCGACCATGGGCCTGATCGACGAGTTGAAGCAGACCAGAACCGAACTGGGGAAGCTGTCCCGCGACGCCTCCGCCCGTTACAAGAAGCTGGAGGCCAACCGCAAGGACAAGGCCTCGGCGAAGAAGCGCGTGAAGAAGCGGATCGCCGCCGCCGAGACGCTTCAGGACCAGTTGGAGGAGAAGGAGAAGGAGCGGCTGGCCACGCTGGAGGAGGAGGCCGCCCGACAGGCACAGACCGCCTGGCTCGATTCCGGCGTCCTGAGAGACCTCGACACCAAGGCGTCCGCGGCGGGCCGCAAGGCGGTGACCTTCGCGACGGACCAGATCGGCAGGCCCTATGTGTGGGGCGCCGAGGGCCCGAAGTCGTACGACTGCTCGGGGCTGACGTCCCAGGCCTGGCTCGCCGCCGGGCACGCGATCCCGCGGACCTCGCAGGAGCAGTGGAAGCAGCTCACGCACGTCGCCCTCGCCGACATGCGCCCCGGTGACCTGATCATCTACTTCGACGACGCCAGCCATGTGGCGATGTATCTCGGCGACGGCAAGATCGTCCACGCCCCGCGTCCCGGCCGCACGGTGACGATCGCCGGCGCGGGCACGATGCCGATACTCGGGGTGGTGCGCCCGGACGCGTGA
- a CDS encoding PP2C family protein-serine/threonine phosphatase, whose amino-acid sequence MPVPVPRQRAIPAAENGQAPAAPRSGGPSTEAGREPPTDGVRGPAPDASADGTTVPDGIAAPGVPGVPGVPVPGDVAPANLTLLVIEDDPAGSPVVPEMLDSAGRPIRLRTARNLTEAGRLLTDDVHCILLDLALPAPGRAAGSGGGEDELAVLRHVLELAPRHAVLALTASGDAERGAEAVRVGAQDYLLRDELDGRLLSRAIRYAVERKRSDTAERRLTESKLRAQENARLERGLLPTPLLEGSSLRFAARYRPGRSRALLGGDFYDTVRTPDGTVHVMIGDVCGHGPDEAALGVELRIAWRALTLAGLCGDRLLSTLQEVLEHERDNDEIFATLCTVDIAPDGRRAGLCLAGHPAPLVARPGRPAELLPYDNNGPALGLLPRARWPRTQVELGAEWSLMLYTDGLIEGHVGDTGERLGQEGMLALVRHRLEQGLSGERLLTTTVDEVRDLNGGELTDDVAVVLLDRRS is encoded by the coding sequence ATGCCCGTACCCGTACCGCGGCAGAGAGCGATCCCGGCCGCGGAGAATGGTCAGGCTCCGGCCGCACCCCGGTCCGGCGGCCCGTCCACGGAGGCAGGCCGCGAGCCGCCCACCGACGGCGTCCGCGGTCCGGCCCCGGACGCGTCGGCCGACGGCACCACCGTGCCCGACGGCATCGCCGCGCCCGGTGTGCCCGGTGTGCCCGGTGTGCCGGTCCCCGGCGACGTCGCGCCCGCCAACCTCACCCTGCTCGTGATCGAGGACGACCCGGCGGGCTCGCCGGTCGTGCCGGAGATGCTCGACTCGGCCGGCCGTCCCATCCGGCTGCGCACCGCCCGCAACCTCACGGAAGCCGGTCGGCTGCTCACCGACGACGTCCACTGCATCCTGCTCGACCTCGCGCTGCCCGCCCCCGGCCGAGCCGCCGGCAGCGGCGGCGGCGAGGACGAGCTGGCCGTGCTGCGCCACGTGCTGGAGCTCGCGCCCCGGCACGCCGTCCTGGCGCTCACCGCCTCCGGTGACGCCGAGCGCGGCGCAGAGGCGGTGCGCGTCGGCGCGCAGGACTACCTGCTGCGCGACGAGCTGGACGGCAGGCTGCTGAGCCGGGCGATCCGGTACGCGGTGGAACGCAAGCGCTCGGACACCGCCGAGCGGCGGCTGACCGAGTCGAAGCTGCGCGCGCAGGAGAACGCCCGGCTGGAGCGCGGACTGCTTCCGACGCCGCTGCTGGAGGGCTCCTCCCTGCGCTTCGCCGCCCGCTACCGCCCCGGTCGCTCGCGCGCGCTGCTCGGCGGGGACTTCTACGACACCGTCCGCACCCCGGACGGCACCGTGCACGTGATGATCGGCGACGTGTGCGGGCACGGCCCCGACGAGGCGGCGCTCGGCGTGGAGCTGCGCATCGCCTGGCGGGCGCTGACGCTGGCGGGGCTCTGCGGGGACCGGTTGCTCTCCACCCTCCAGGAGGTACTGGAGCACGAGCGCGACAACGACGAGATCTTCGCGACGCTGTGCACGGTGGACATCGCGCCGGACGGCCGTCGCGCGGGCCTGTGCCTGGCCGGTCACCCGGCTCCGCTGGTCGCCCGCCCGGGCCGGCCGGCGGAACTGCTGCCGTACGACAACAACGGCCCCGCGCTGGGCCTGCTGCCGCGGGCCCGCTGGCCGCGGACGCAGGTGGAGCTGGGTGCCGAGTGGAGCCTGATGCTCTACACCGACGGCCTCATAGAGGGCCACGTCGGCGACACGGGGGAACGCCTCGGCCAGGAGGGGATGCTGGCGCTGGTGCGCCACCGGCTGGAGCAGGGTCTGAGCGGTGAGAGGCTGCTGACCACCACGGTCGACGAGGTCCGCGACCTCAACGGTGGTGAACTGACGGACGACGTGGCCGTCGTCCTGCTGGACCGCAGGTCCTGA
- a CDS encoding DUF2516 family protein, translating into MLMTAFGGLMWLLYTAMLVLAVVALVMAVLFRDDAYRAADKKTKNFWLIILGVTVAVNLLIPMLFLQLAGLVATIVFFVDVRPALRGVSGGGFGRGRGGGSSSDGPYGPWNGGR; encoded by the coding sequence ATGCTGATGACGGCATTCGGCGGCCTGATGTGGCTGCTCTACACCGCCATGCTGGTGCTCGCCGTGGTGGCGCTGGTCATGGCCGTGCTCTTCCGCGACGACGCCTACCGGGCCGCCGACAAGAAGACCAAGAATTTCTGGCTGATCATCCTGGGCGTCACGGTCGCGGTGAACCTGCTGATCCCCATGCTGTTCCTGCAGCTCGCCGGCCTCGTCGCCACGATCGTCTTCTTCGTGGACGTCCGTCCCGCCCTGCGCGGGGTCTCGGGCGGCGGCTTCGGCCGCGGACGCGGCGGCGGCAGCAGCAGTGACGGCCCCTACGGACCCTGGAACGGCGGCCGCTAG
- a CDS encoding helix-turn-helix domain-containing protein has protein sequence MASLNVGNLGEYLREQRRNAQLSLRQLADAAGVSNPYLSQIERGLRKPSADVLQQVAKALRISAETLYVRAGILDAERDRVEVETRAALLADPTLTERQKQVLLQIYESFRKENGHESGLGGGLENGVGSVHGNAGAGGAAGRVAAEVDGTKGAPGAPDALHPSDAATAPDTGTVNGSRTTGGDAGPRRTAG, from the coding sequence ATGGCATCGCTCAACGTCGGCAATCTCGGTGAGTACCTGCGTGAACAGCGGCGGAACGCGCAGCTGTCGCTCAGGCAGCTCGCCGACGCCGCCGGCGTGTCCAATCCGTACCTGAGCCAGATCGAACGCGGGCTGCGCAAGCCGAGCGCGGACGTGCTCCAGCAGGTCGCGAAGGCGCTGCGGATCTCTGCCGAGACGCTGTACGTGCGGGCCGGGATCCTCGACGCCGAACGTGACCGGGTCGAGGTCGAGACCCGGGCCGCGCTGTTGGCCGACCCCACGCTCACCGAGCGCCAGAAACAGGTGCTGCTCCAGATCTACGAGTCCTTCCGCAAGGAGAACGGACACGAGAGCGGGCTCGGGGGCGGGCTCGAGAACGGAGTCGGGAGTGTGCACGGGAACGCCGGAGCGGGCGGCGCGGCGGGGCGGGTCGCCGCGGAGGTGGACGGTACAAAGGGTGCGCCGGGCGCACCCGACGCGCTCCACCCGTCCGACGCCGCGACCGCCCCGGACACCGGCACCGTGAACGGTTCGCGTACGACCGGCGGCGACGCCGGACCGCGGCGTACGGCCGGCTGA
- a CDS encoding DIP1984 family protein, whose translation MKLAEALAERAEATRRVEQLRARVVSSARYQEGEAPAEDAAQLLAEAGEVLSALETLIRRINRTNATVEMGPDGTLTDALARRDVLRLRHSVVTAAADAAAGSGERGYGRQLRSELMMLSALPVAELRGQADVLAREIREVDVRIQRTNWEVDLLD comes from the coding sequence GTGAAGCTTGCTGAGGCACTGGCGGAACGTGCGGAAGCGACGCGCCGTGTAGAACAGTTGCGAGCGCGCGTCGTCAGCAGTGCGCGGTACCAGGAGGGGGAGGCGCCCGCCGAGGATGCCGCCCAGTTGTTGGCCGAGGCCGGTGAGGTGCTGAGCGCTCTGGAAACGTTGATCCGGCGGATCAACCGGACCAATGCCACCGTGGAGATGGGTCCCGACGGCACGCTCACCGATGCCCTCGCCCGCCGGGATGTCCTGCGGTTGCGTCATTCTGTGGTCACCGCGGCGGCGGACGCGGCCGCGGGTAGCGGCGAGCGCGGATACGGCCGGCAACTCCGGTCCGAGCTGATGATGCTTTCCGCGCTTCCGGTCGCGGAACTGCGCGGTCAGGCGGATGTTCTCGCGCGGGAGATCCGCGAGGTCGATGTGCGGATCCAGCGTACGAACTGGGAAGTGGATCTGCTGGACTGA
- a CDS encoding DUF5958 family protein — MADPYIVLNELAQDLRPMSQGIEWFESLSAEEQSDTLRLLSHFCIQARATTEDGPESIRRSGLRATHTPAVLIARGRIDQQLGKIVSLTPRDERLKSFRLLIAVPAVADGRRRERFCSDGCGHEWHRPAVGAPVETLT; from the coding sequence ATGGCTGATCCGTACATCGTTCTCAACGAGCTCGCCCAGGACCTTCGGCCGATGTCACAGGGCATCGAGTGGTTCGAGAGCCTCTCCGCTGAAGAGCAGTCCGACACCCTGCGCCTCTTGTCACATTTCTGCATTCAGGCTCGCGCCACCACCGAGGACGGCCCGGAAAGTATCCGCCGTTCCGGACTTCGCGCCACGCACACACCGGCAGTTCTGATCGCACGGGGGCGGATCGACCAGCAACTCGGGAAGATCGTCAGTCTTACCCCGCGCGACGAGCGCCTCAAGTCGTTCCGGCTGCTGATCGCGGTGCCGGCCGTCGCCGACGGACGTCGACGGGAGCGCTTCTGCTCCGACGGTTGCGGCCACGAGTGGCACCGACCGGCTGTCGGCGCCCCCGTCGAGACGCTGACCTGA
- a CDS encoding DUF4240 domain-containing protein → MRSTVHALTLQPRARNWDLWVATERIFGGWCSDDGFCYFGLWMVGLGRNAFSRAVADPDALADTPEVQCLVARPRGLWNDDWPEWEPPRPRRHGGVRAPHRYRRQRRRLL, encoded by the coding sequence ATCCGCTCGACCGTCCACGCGCTCACCCTCCAGCCCAGAGCACGCAACTGGGATCTATGGGTTGCGACGGAGCGTATCTTCGGCGGCTGGTGTTCGGACGACGGGTTCTGCTACTTCGGCCTGTGGATGGTGGGGCTCGGCCGGAACGCCTTTTCTCGGGCAGTAGCCGATCCCGACGCTCTGGCCGACACTCCTGAGGTCCAGTGCCTGGTGGCTCGCCCTCGCGGGCTCTGGAACGACGACTGGCCCGAGTGGGAGCCCCCTCGACCACGTCGCCATGGAGGTGTACGGGCTCCTCACCGGTATCGACGACAGCGGCGACGCCTTCTATGA
- a CDS encoding SDR family NAD(P)-dependent oxidoreductase translates to MPSKTTFYRLVEAVSVGTHAFGSAVSRRSQARRPEGMFTPSAACRPGELVQIDTAPLDVLVILENGVSGRPELTIAVDVATRTICAAVLRPAGTKAVDASLLLAKTLVPEPLRPGRPEALRPPPVLLGHHGASDHPDFHNHMRWDAKDSRCPAPTDGTLVRGLALRHFYWERTPVVRAVQARGVTAIAVHGDVSVPADVERLFARTVEAYGRFDILILVNNAGVHIRDRTQPAPDAVAVSRPGSAPACWRRPPRAR, encoded by the coding sequence ATGCCGTCGAAGACGACGTTCTACCGGCTTGTCGAGGCAGTGAGCGTGGGCACGCACGCCTTCGGCTCGGCTGTTTCCCGCCGCTCCCAAGCTCGGCGGCCCGAGGGGATGTTCACGCCGTCCGCGGCCTGCCGACCGGGCGAGCTGGTGCAGATCGACACGGCTCCGCTGGACGTGCTGGTGATCCTGGAGAACGGGGTGAGCGGTCGTCCTGAACTGACCATCGCCGTCGACGTGGCGACCCGGACGATCTGCGCGGCGGTGCTGAGGCCTGCGGGCACCAAGGCGGTTGATGCGTCGCTGCTGCTGGCGAAAACGCTGGTCCCCGAGCCGCTGCGGCCGGGCCGGCCGGAGGCTCTGCGCCCGCCGCCAGTTCTACTGGGACACCATGGGGCCAGTGATCACCCGGATTTCCACAACCACATGCGCTGGGACGCCAAGGACTCACGATGTCCCGCTCCAACTGACGGGACTCTGGTCAGAGGCCTCGCTCTCCGCCACTTCTACTGGGAACGGACACCTGTGGTGCGGGCCGTCCAGGCCCGAGGGGTAACCGCGATCGCCGTGCACGGTGACGTGTCGGTGCCCGCGGACGTCGAGCGCCTGTTCGCCAGGACCGTGGAGGCGTACGGCCGGTTCGACATCCTCATCCTCGTCAACAATGCCGGTGTCCACATCCGGGACCGGACACAGCCGGCCCCGGATGCCGTCGCTGTCAGCCGGCCTGGCTCGGCGCCTGCTTGTTGGCGTCGACCACCGCGCGCTCGGTGA
- a CDS encoding CU044_5270 family protein → MNATPSQPHPVEWTETEGLLPPVARDLPPGRHRFHREQMMTRIHEDLRTAAAATPVAATASDDRPVAVPRHRNPFLRRAVLVPAAALALTGAVVTGVVMSGGDGGDGGKTSAAVGPALTTRIGTADAAGAPRLLDRISLAAAGVSDPAPHAGQYVYIASKTADTYPRTIEDKTEVVSEKLHTRQVWLSPDGRDGWLIEPGETDEKGETLAGENPASAAYDALAKLPTDPDALLRRIYRDSDAVRDKEVPRDQAAFVAIGDLLTESYPPAGLTAALYRAAARIPGVVAVDDAVDAVGRHGVAIARENDTDGERTEWIFDKKTLRFLGERTVVVRESPDDPFEAGTVVSTSAITERAVVDANKQAPSQAG, encoded by the coding sequence ATGAACGCCACCCCCTCTCAGCCGCACCCGGTCGAGTGGACGGAGACCGAGGGCCTCCTGCCCCCGGTCGCGCGGGACCTGCCGCCGGGCCGCCACCGGTTCCACAGGGAGCAGATGATGACCCGCATCCACGAGGACCTCCGCACGGCCGCCGCCGCCACCCCGGTCGCCGCCACCGCGTCCGACGACCGCCCGGTCGCCGTTCCCCGGCACCGCAACCCGTTCCTGCGCCGTGCCGTCCTGGTGCCCGCCGCGGCTCTCGCGCTGACCGGCGCGGTCGTGACCGGCGTCGTCATGTCCGGCGGGGACGGCGGCGACGGAGGCAAGACCTCGGCCGCCGTCGGCCCCGCGCTCACCACCAGGATCGGCACCGCCGACGCCGCCGGCGCCCCGCGCCTGCTCGACCGGATCTCCCTCGCCGCCGCCGGCGTCTCCGACCCGGCGCCGCACGCCGGCCAGTACGTCTACATCGCCTCGAAGACGGCCGACACCTACCCCCGGACGATCGAGGACAAGACCGAGGTCGTCAGCGAGAAGCTGCACACCCGTCAGGTCTGGCTCTCCCCCGACGGCAGGGACGGCTGGCTGATCGAGCCGGGCGAGACCGATGAGAAGGGCGAGACCCTGGCCGGGGAGAACCCGGCGAGCGCGGCCTACGACGCCCTGGCGAAGCTGCCCACCGACCCCGACGCGCTGCTCCGGCGGATCTACCGGGACTCGGACGCGGTACGGGACAAGGAGGTCCCCCGCGACCAGGCGGCCTTCGTCGCCATCGGCGACCTGCTCACCGAGAGCTACCCGCCGGCCGGTCTCACCGCCGCGCTCTACAGGGCCGCGGCCAGGATTCCCGGGGTCGTGGCGGTGGACGACGCGGTCGACGCCGTGGGCCGCCACGGGGTGGCGATCGCCCGGGAGAACGACACCGACGGCGAGCGCACCGAGTGGATCTTCGACAAGAAGACCCTGCGGTTCCTCGGCGAGCGCACAGTCGTGGTCAGGGAGAGCCCGGACGACCCGTTCGAGGCCGGCACTGTCGTGTCCACCAGCGCGATCACCGAGCGCGCGGTGGTCGACGCCAACAAGCAGGCGCCGAGCCAGGCCGGCTGA
- a CDS encoding RNA polymerase sigma factor, translating to MRSRVRAGDPNAFAELFDDCARAVYNHAFRLTADWSAAEDVMSATFMEAWRRRASVDAEGGSLRPWLLGIATNVARSQYRGNRRYRNAAAAVAAAGAARERVEDHAEETAARLDDRRRIAATLTALGLLGRPEREVLTLCLWEGMEYADAARVLGIPLGTVRSRLSRARRRLRRLADAELLRESGPQPPPNKRELTRANRQTTGDRGYVIRPAQEGHR from the coding sequence ATGCGAAGCCGTGTCCGCGCCGGGGACCCGAACGCCTTCGCGGAACTCTTCGACGACTGCGCCCGGGCCGTGTACAACCACGCCTTCCGGCTGACCGCCGACTGGTCCGCGGCCGAGGACGTCATGTCGGCGACGTTCATGGAGGCGTGGCGCCGCCGCGCCTCCGTGGACGCCGAAGGGGGCTCGCTGCGGCCCTGGCTGCTGGGCATCGCGACCAACGTCGCCCGCTCCCAGTACCGCGGCAACCGCCGTTACCGGAACGCGGCCGCGGCGGTGGCGGCCGCGGGTGCGGCCCGGGAGCGGGTCGAGGACCATGCCGAGGAGACGGCCGCACGGCTCGACGACCGGCGCCGGATCGCCGCCACCCTCACCGCCCTCGGCCTGCTCGGACGCCCCGAACGCGAGGTGCTGACGCTGTGTCTGTGGGAGGGCATGGAGTACGCCGACGCCGCTCGCGTCCTCGGCATCCCCCTCGGCACCGTCCGTTCCCGGCTCTCCCGCGCCCGCCGCAGGCTCCGCAGACTCGCCGACGCGGAACTGCTCAGGGAGAGCGGTCCACAACCGCCTCCGAACAAACGGGAACTCACCCGCGCGAACCGGCAGACAACAGGTGATCGCGGATACGTGATCCGGCCCGCACAGGAAGGACACCGATGA
- a CDS encoding AAA family ATPase produces MPSVTPTPAPSSPAPASLRHERAHHDACRAALAAMVAGADEQVVVGEDVSASGADAEVLGRQLRGQARDLRELPEGPLFFGRLDHAADAPEHAGQSYHIGRLRISEHPAAPPLVVDWRAPVSRAFYQASAADPQGVAVRRRFGWAPGSRGDSADLTGFEDEPLTGGTPAAEGGDARVPEGGGAHVPEGPGRLLTAEIERPRVGPMRDIAATIQPEQDDLVRAGLSTTLCVQGAPGTGKTAVGLHRAAYLLYTHPQRIRRGGLLVLGPNRTFLSYIAEVLPALGETGVRQSTLADEIARHPVTAEDDARTAAVKHDPRTAEVLRRALYAGVGAGAAATDLTVPDGSYRWRVPGATLRGIVADVRAEELPYAVGRERVRTRIAHHVRARAERRSGPRGAAWLRRVSHCRPVTAYVDAVWPRVRPEEILAALLADGAVLAAAADGLLDADEQKALRWPRPPRSHRSARWSAADLVLLDELAGLIEHPEGYAHVVVDEAQDLSPMECRAIARRAAFGSLTVLGDLAQGTTPWSARDWPSLLAHLDRPGAAVIPLTTGFRVPEAVVGLANRLLDRLDVDVPRARSLRRDGELTVRRVERREELDGAVVEAVRAALAHEGSVGVITADHDAGRVRAALAAAGIVAAGPEQPAAPVVVVPAGAVKGLEYDHVVAVEPAAIAGAEPRGPHRLYVVLTRAVSRLDVLHSRPLPW; encoded by the coding sequence ATGCCCTCCGTCACGCCCACGCCCGCACCTTCTTCGCCCGCGCCCGCCTCCCTCCGCCACGAGCGCGCCCACCACGACGCCTGCCGTGCCGCGCTCGCCGCGATGGTCGCCGGCGCCGACGAACAGGTCGTCGTCGGGGAGGACGTCTCCGCCTCCGGCGCCGATGCCGAGGTGCTGGGCAGGCAGCTCCGCGGGCAGGCCCGGGACCTGCGGGAACTCCCGGAGGGGCCGCTGTTCTTCGGACGGCTCGACCATGCCGCCGACGCCCCGGAGCACGCCGGGCAGAGCTACCACATCGGCCGCCTCCGGATCTCCGAGCACCCCGCCGCCCCGCCCCTCGTCGTCGACTGGCGTGCGCCCGTCTCGCGCGCCTTCTACCAGGCGAGCGCCGCCGACCCGCAGGGTGTAGCGGTCCGCCGCCGCTTCGGCTGGGCCCCCGGCAGCCGCGGCGACTCGGCCGACCTCACGGGGTTCGAGGACGAGCCCCTCACCGGCGGCACCCCCGCGGCCGAGGGCGGAGATGCCCGCGTGCCCGAGGGCGGAGGTGCCCACGTGCCCGAGGGCCCCGGCCGCCTCCTCACCGCCGAGATCGAGCGCCCCCGCGTCGGCCCCATGCGCGACATCGCCGCCACCATCCAGCCCGAGCAGGACGACCTCGTCCGCGCCGGCCTCTCCACCACCCTGTGCGTCCAGGGCGCCCCCGGCACCGGCAAGACCGCCGTCGGACTGCACCGGGCCGCGTACCTCCTCTACACCCACCCGCAGCGCATCCGCCGCGGCGGACTGCTCGTCCTCGGCCCCAACCGCACCTTCCTCTCCTACATCGCCGAGGTGCTCCCCGCCCTCGGCGAGACCGGCGTACGGCAGTCCACCCTCGCCGACGAGATCGCCCGGCACCCGGTCACCGCCGAGGACGACGCACGCACCGCCGCCGTCAAGCACGACCCCCGTACGGCGGAGGTCCTGCGCCGCGCCCTGTACGCCGGGGTGGGCGCGGGCGCCGCCGCCACGGACCTCACGGTGCCGGACGGCTCGTACCGCTGGCGCGTCCCGGGTGCGACGCTGCGCGGGATCGTGGCGGACGTGCGCGCCGAGGAACTGCCGTACGCGGTGGGGCGCGAGCGGGTGCGCACGCGGATCGCGCACCACGTGCGGGCACGGGCCGAACGGCGGTCCGGGCCGCGCGGTGCCGCCTGGCTGCGGCGCGTCTCGCACTGCCGTCCGGTGACCGCGTACGTCGACGCGGTGTGGCCCCGGGTGCGCCCGGAGGAGATCCTCGCCGCGCTGCTCGCCGACGGGGCCGTGCTCGCCGCGGCGGCCGACGGACTGCTGGACGCCGACGAGCAGAAGGCGCTCCGGTGGCCGCGGCCGCCCCGCTCCCACCGCTCGGCGCGCTGGTCGGCGGCCGACCTCGTGCTCCTCGACGAACTCGCCGGACTGATCGAACACCCGGAGGGCTACGCGCACGTCGTCGTCGACGAGGCGCAGGACCTCTCGCCCATGGAGTGCCGGGCGATCGCACGGCGGGCCGCCTTCGGCTCGCTCACCGTGCTCGGCGACCTCGCGCAGGGCACCACCCCCTGGTCCGCGCGCGACTGGCCGTCCCTCCTCGCCCACCTGGACCGGCCGGGCGCCGCCGTGATCCCGCTGACGACCGGGTTCCGGGTGCCGGAGGCCGTCGTCGGACTGGCCAACCGGCTGCTGGACCGGCTCGACGTGGACGTGCCGCGGGCCCGGTCACTGCGCCGGGACGGCGAGCTGACCGTCCGGCGGGTGGAGCGGAGGGAGGAACTGGACGGTGCGGTCGTCGAGGCGGTCCGGGCGGCTCTCGCGCACGAGGGGTCGGTGGGGGTGATCACCGCCGATCACGACGCCGGGCGGGTACGGGCCGCGCTCGCCGCCGCCGGCATCGTGGCGGCCGGCCCGGAGCAGCCGGCTGCCCCGGTCGTCGTCGTGCCGGCGGGCGCGGTGAAGGGGCTGGAGTACGACCACGTCGTCGCCGTCGAACCGGCCGCGATCGCCGGGGCCGAACCGCGCGGCCCGCACCGCCTCTACGTCGTCCTCACCCGCGCCGTCTCCCGCCTGGACGTCCTGCACAGCCGCCCGCTGCCGTGGTGA